The Arachis ipaensis cultivar K30076 chromosome B03, Araip1.1, whole genome shotgun sequence region TCATTCAATTAATACTTTTTTACTTCTGCAAAACTCCAATATTTACTAAAGACGTGTTTAGTGGGGAAGAGGAGTGAATTTGTAAAGCCAGTAGAAAAGTCCTTTTGGGCTAAATATGTGAATAACTGATTAAAGTAATTATACAATATGCATATTAGCTTAGCTTTCTCTTTTAGTTGCAGATCtacaaatatatatttttgacattTGTGAATTGAACTTTTCATCTGAAATCTGTCTTAATTTCAGTGAATGTACTTTATCTCTCTTGGAATCATTGTAATGAATGTCATTACACGAGCAATGAATGTGGCTGAGGAACAAGCGGATGGGTAAGGTGGTGCTTCAGAATAGCAGTAGACAGGATCTACAGTACAGCATGGATTAAACGCTGGTGTGTGAAGAAGAtgattagtttatttttttcccTCCTCGTCGtgccttcctttctctcttttcaatttttcttccCTTTGTCTTGCTTCCAATTTTACTACAATGAATGAGTATTGTTGTGATGAGAGTGTTACAAGTATTGTGGTGATCGAGAAATAGAGCTGTGACAATGTAGGTCTAGTGGTGGCAATGTAGGTCTAGTGGATGTAGTGGAGGTGATGGGGTGAGGTGATAGTGAAGTGAGGAGAGTGAAAGGAAAAGATAATAATGAAGGATATTTtggtctaaaaattaaaaaaataataattttataacgtTTTATAATGTTGGAGatgatattaataaaaaaaaaaattaaaaacgattTTAATTTTGATCAAAGATGTTAAAGACGAAAAAAATATTTAACCCCTTCACTTATTATACTGAGTTAAATTATGCTTATACACATGTAAATGAAGATCATGATTAATATGTGACTCTAACAAATATAATAACTTAGCTAATAAATTAACTGACTGATTTGTGCTAACTCACTAATTATTAACTGAATCTGACTGTTTTGTGTCCTATGCTGCATTGTTCCTAACAGAACATAAATAAACCAATAATTATGATCAGCAAGACACAAATTAACTTTCTTTTTCCCCAAATTGTTCTGTGAGGCTGAGTGAAGCACAGTCGTTTGACCGGTTATCAAGTTATCATAATGCACTTTTACCGAAGATGTGACAAAAATCTGTATCGCCCCGCTAGGAAGCAGGTAATGTAATTGGGTTATAAATTTTGATATGGAGTATTCGTGTTATGCTATGAGTGGTCTATAGCGGTCAAATGCCAAAATGAACATGATTCACACTTTAGGGGGGTGTTTCCACCATGTCAACATTGAACACGACTACACTACTAGTCAAGCTTACAATAATAATTACTAGAGAAAAACATATGTAGCTAGTCCATGCCACGATCTTTTCGTAATTATTATGTACCACAAACTTGGTACATTGAACAATCCCCCCTCTTTTTTGGTGTAAGAATAATTTCCGAATGAAATGAGTAGTGATTTGTATATTTGAAAGCCAAAGATACATAACTAGGATCaatagaaatttttgaaatttaatcataaaaaaggaaaatagaaaaatagtcTATGAAGTAACATGtgtgaagaaaataaaaatatattaccaAAGAatgttgttaattttatttttctcaagtTTGAAAGGATCATGTGTTATTGGAGGTCAACTTGTTATTGAACTTTATGAGCTTGTCGTTTTGCCAGTTTTTGTATAGTCCCATCTCTAATATCTTGATAACCATATCTTGATAACCATATCTTGCAAAATATGTAGCTAGGATCAAAGCTCATTATCGAAAATAAGATGCAAAATCAGGGCAGAGAGAATTAGAGTTGTCTGCCATGTAGATGGCGAAGAAGACAAAAGGGCCAATAATACAAGATTTTTATGGGCATTTACTCGTTGACACTATCATTAGAGGAGTTGACAAATGACAATAATGTTGAAGGACATTTCTCTTTTGAGTATCATCTTTGTACCACACAATCCCTTTATACCTCTATAGTTAGTGGCTCAAACTTCCCAAAAACTATGAAATATTTGTTGAACGAATTGCATGCATCCATTCTAGAAGCATTTCTACATACTCTTTGAGAATCTTGACCTTATAACAGTTTTATTTAtgtcttgaaaaaaaaaacaatgggagaataaaaggcaagagtaaagaaatgaaagaaaaatattgCCTTTACACTTCCTTTAGCTAGCAATATTTGAGTAAACAGATTCTCAAATACACTCAATCTAAGCCATCaagtttatatattattttactaCTCTCATAGTTCTATGAAATTCACCGTTAACATTTGTGTAGTGCACATACGTAATGTCTTTTAGAGTATAAGTATTATTTGAACGCAGAAGAAAAACCCAGAAAATCTTTTTAGCTATATATCAGTTGAGGGAAAAAATAACATTCACTTTGAACCAAAAATTACGAAAAACTTAATAATAATATATCTTAAAATGAGTCATAACATTGTTTTTAAATACTATCTTTTTAGTGAGACGATAATTCTTCATTCTCCTTTCAGTTTTCAACCAACGTAAACTTATATATATTCAAAAAGCTGAAAAGCATATATTTGAGAAAGAATCATCTGTGACAAAGAAGAGTTTACTCTAAATTCTTATTGAAGCATAATCCCCTTTAATTTAATACAGAATACGATTCTGCAATATCTGCTAGTGGATGATCGTTGAAAGCATTTTAAAAACAGAGAATAAATGCTCTGCCATGGCAACAACTTAAGGATCCTGAAATTATATGCCACGAGAATGCCCAGGCATAGATACAGCTAACAAGGCTTCCACGTAAAACAACCTTTTAATTTCTtaagggaaaaaaaataaaaataaaaagtttcatTCCAAAGTTAGGCTCACTTAAAGCTTAAGCCTTCTTTAATGGATTGCATCTTTGTCTTCACAAAAGCTAATTTAAGTCCACGAATGGACTAACACTAAACAAGCGACAAGGATTCGCCATCATATGTTATGTTAACCAATCATATGTTCCGTtcttcaataaaataaaagtcATATTTCATCAGTAAATTCTATtcagtttttcaaaaataatgtgcgtataataataataaagctaAGAAAGAATTTCTCTGTTGATTACAGTGACAATAAGTAGGGCCTCCACCAATGGAATCGATAGATATGCATTACAAACTTTTCTAATTTATTGGTATGCAATGCTCTTGAAGCCGAATACACTTGAAACGTGTATCACAAACTATAGTGGATGTTGATTGGAAAAAATACTCAACACATGATTGATGCCTACTAATTCCTTTTATTCTTGGAATCCACTACGATATTTAGTGAAGTAGTACATAGTATacaatatatacatacatatggtatatatatctatataaatAAGTAGAGTGCATTCCCTGTGTGTGGTGCGAAATTAAGGAAGAACAAATGCATACCTGGCCATAGGTTGGTTAGAGTATTGTATCAGAGatagaagaaacaaaaggaaCTGTGAAACCAAAATGAGAACCTCATTGTGTTGTAGCATTATTCTATTGAGTTTCGTCTTCATTTGGCTGAATAATGTAACAGTAACAGTGTTAGGATCTTCCTTCAGCGACCTCGACACGTTGTTGAAGCTCAAGGAAGCCATGAAAGGATCAAAAGCCAAACCCGACGCGCTTCAAGATTGGAAATTCTCAACCTCTATCTCCGCTCACTGTTCATTCTCCGGCGTCACCTGCGACCGCCAGAACCTCCGCGTGGTGGCTCTTAACGTCTCCTTTGTTCCCCTTTTCGGCAGCATTCCGCCGGAGATAGGCCTCTTGGACAAGCTCGAGAGCCTTACCCTCTCATCGGACAATCTCACCAAGGAGCTTCCCATGGAGCTCGCCAATCTCACCTCCCTCAAGCTCCTCAACATCTCGCACAACCTTTTCTCTGGTCGCTTCCCCGGCGATATCACCGTGGCCATGACAGAACTCGAAACGCTGGACATCTACGACAACAGTTTCAACGGAGCCTTACCAGAGGAGTTCGTGAGACTGGAGAAGCTCCGGTGCCTCAACCTCTCTGGAAACTATTTCTCCGGCGAGATTCCTGAGAGTTACTCTGAGTTCGAAAGCTTGGAGATTCTGAACCTCGCCACAAACAGCTTAACCGGCAAGATTCCAAGAAGTTtggtgaaattgaagaagctgaaAAGACTATCCCTCGGGTATGAGAATTCCTACTCAGATGTAGTACCTACAGAATTCGGTTCGTTCGAGTCGTTGCAACTGCTTGATTTGTCCAGCTGTAACTTGAGCGGTGAGATTCCTCCCACGCTCGGCGCGTTAACTCACTTGCACAGTCTCTTCCTTCAAATGAACAACCTTACCGGAACCATTCCTTCACAACTCTCCACTATGATAAGCCTCAAGTCGTTGGATCTCTCCTACAACGAGTTAACGGGCGAGTTTCCGTTGACATTCTCCAAGCTCACCAATCTCACGCTAATCAATTTCTTCCATAACAAACTCCGAGGCAACATCCCTTCCTTCGTTGGGGACCTCCCGAACCTGGAGACGTTTCAGGTTTGGGGTAACAACTTCTCCAACGTGCTTCCACCCAACCTTGGCCACAACGCCAGATTCTTATACTTCGACGTCACTAATAACCACTTCACTGGAGAGCTCCCTAGGGACCTGTGCAAATCCGGCAGGTTGAGAACGTTCTTAGCCACCGGTAACTTCTTCTACGGCACCATTCCTGAAGGAATAGGAGGTTGCGTTTCGTTGGAGAAGATAAGAATTAGTGATAACTTCCTCCAAGGCCAGGTTCCTCCTGGGATCTTTAAATTGCCAGCTGTCCAGATCATCGAGATGGCGAATAACCGTTTTAACGGAAATCTTCCTTCTGATATTTCCGGGGATTCCCTCAGCATCCTAACCCTCTCCACTAACAACTTCGCCGGCAGGATCCCGCTGGAGCTCAAGAATCTCCAGAAACTGCAGACGCTTGCGCTCGACGCGAACCAGTTCGTTGGAGAGATTCCAGGGGAGGTTTTTGACTTGCCGGCGTTGATCAAGGTCAACTTGAGCGGCAACAACCTCACCGGTGAGATTCCGGAGTCGGTGATTCGCTGTGGTTCTCTGACGGCGGTTGATTTTAGCCGGAACATGCTCACCGGAGAAATTCCCAAGGGGATAAAAAGCCTCAGAGTTCTAAGCATCTTGAACCTCTCGGGAAACCACATCACCGGAACTGTCCCCGACGAGATTCGCTTCATGACGAGCCTCAACACGCTGGATCTCTCCAACAACAACTTCATTGGAAGAGTCCCCACGGGTGGCCAGTTCGTGGCCTTCAACGACAAGTCGTTTGCAGGGAACCCTAACCTCTGCTCCCCGCACCAGCCGTATTGTCCTTCCTCCGTCAACACTGCCTCTGGAAAAAGCCACAATCCTCTGAGTTCAAAATCAACTAAGGTAGTTATAATCGTGATCGCGATCTCCACGGCGGTGCTCCTGGCTATGGTGACGGTATACATTATGAGGAAGAGGAAGCACCAGAAAGAAATGTCGTGGAAGCTGACGGCGTTCCAGTCAACGCTGAAAATGAAGGCAGAGGAGGTGGTGGAATGCTTGAAGGAAGAGAACATCATTGGAAAAGGAGGAGCAGGAATCGTGTACCGCGGGACAACGCCGAAGGGAACGGAGGTAGCAATCAAGAGACTTGTGgggcaaggaagtggaagaaacGATTACGGTTTCAAGGCGGAGATAGAGACGTTAGGGAAGATAAGGCACAGGAACATAATGAGGCTCTTGGGGTATGTGTCAAATAAGGACACGAACCTGTTGCTGTATGAGTACATGCCAAATGGAAGCTTGGGGGAGTGGCTGCATGGTGCGAAGGGAGGGCACCTCACGTGGGAAATGAGGTACCGCATTGCGGTGGAGGCTGCCAAGGGGCTCTGCTACTTGCACCATGATTGCTCCCCCTTGATCATTCACAGGGATGTTAAGTCCAATAATATCTTGCTTGATGAGAACTTTGAGGCACACGTGGCTGATTTTGGGCTCGCCAAGTTCTTGCAGGACCCTGGAGCGTCTCAGTCCATGTCCTCCATTGCTGGCTCCTACGGCTACATTGCTCCAGGTTCcttattttccttcttttcttttctttttgccaaTTACACTACTTTGTGATATTTTTCTCATCATTATGATTTTCAATTGCCGCCACAATATTGTTCGTGTGCCATTATATTGTACATAttgcaaaaataataataatgtgaaGGTAGATGATTGAGAATCATTAGATTATACTTAGTCAAATCTATTTAAATTAGCTCAcaattttaactattaatttcatATGTATACATGAGTATTCAACTAATTGCAATCACTTATATAATTTGAACTATTAAAAGTAGTTGTCTCATTTAGATAAATTAACTATGATCATTGAACTTAgacaattatttttttattttttgcacattattaaaattaatcattaaaattaattattatgtatttttatatatatatttataaataaatatataatgattgattttaatatataaataatattttaatttttaaaatttagtatttatTGTTTAGAGTGGACAAGGTGTTGCTAAGTGTTGGCAAAACAAAGAATTTTTGGTGCAAATAATTGTAGAGTATCAAATCATTTCAAAGATCAGACGTTAACATGCATAGATTTTTAGGATGCGGGTGGTTAGGTTATATTTTGATCCTTGGGTTAATATGActaaatttgatttgattataaGGATTCCAAACAGCACCACTAATATAGAGAGGCATTATTTGCTATTAATGGAATGGGTATGTCTTAGACAGTGACTTGTTTCTTGTATTCTTATGGAAGTGTGTGTATGTTTTGAATGGATGAACAGAGTACGCTTACACGCTGAAAGTGGACGAGAAGAGCGACGTATACAGCTTTGGAGTAGTGCTGTTGGAGCTGATCGTAGGAAGGAAGCCAGTGGGTGAGTTCGGAGATGGTGTTGACATCGTTGGATGGGTCAACAAGACCATGTCGGAGCTGTCTCAGCCGTCTGATGCGGCTTCCGTGCTGGCAGTGGTGGACCCCAGGCTCAATGGGTATCCATTGGGCAGCGTCATCCACATGTTCAACATAGCTATGATGTGTGTTAGAGAAATTGGCCATGCTAGGCCTACCATGA contains the following coding sequences:
- the LOC107628859 gene encoding receptor protein kinase CLAVATA1, which translates into the protein MRTSLCCSIILLSFVFIWLNNVTVTVLGSSFSDLDTLLKLKEAMKGSKAKPDALQDWKFSTSISAHCSFSGVTCDRQNLRVVALNVSFVPLFGSIPPEIGLLDKLESLTLSSDNLTKELPMELANLTSLKLLNISHNLFSGRFPGDITVAMTELETLDIYDNSFNGALPEEFVRLEKLRCLNLSGNYFSGEIPESYSEFESLEILNLATNSLTGKIPRSLVKLKKLKRLSLGYENSYSDVVPTEFGSFESLQLLDLSSCNLSGEIPPTLGALTHLHSLFLQMNNLTGTIPSQLSTMISLKSLDLSYNELTGEFPLTFSKLTNLTLINFFHNKLRGNIPSFVGDLPNLETFQVWGNNFSNVLPPNLGHNARFLYFDVTNNHFTGELPRDLCKSGRLRTFLATGNFFYGTIPEGIGGCVSLEKIRISDNFLQGQVPPGIFKLPAVQIIEMANNRFNGNLPSDISGDSLSILTLSTNNFAGRIPLELKNLQKLQTLALDANQFVGEIPGEVFDLPALIKVNLSGNNLTGEIPESVIRCGSLTAVDFSRNMLTGEIPKGIKSLRVLSILNLSGNHITGTVPDEIRFMTSLNTLDLSNNNFIGRVPTGGQFVAFNDKSFAGNPNLCSPHQPYCPSSVNTASGKSHNPLSSKSTKVVIIVIAISTAVLLAMVTVYIMRKRKHQKEMSWKLTAFQSTLKMKAEEVVECLKEENIIGKGGAGIVYRGTTPKGTEVAIKRLVGQGSGRNDYGFKAEIETLGKIRHRNIMRLLGYVSNKDTNLLLYEYMPNGSLGEWLHGAKGGHLTWEMRYRIAVEAAKGLCYLHHDCSPLIIHRDVKSNNILLDENFEAHVADFGLAKFLQDPGASQSMSSIAGSYGYIAPEYAYTLKVDEKSDVYSFGVVLLELIVGRKPVGEFGDGVDIVGWVNKTMSELSQPSDAASVLAVVDPRLNGYPLGSVIHMFNIAMMCVREIGHARPTMREVVHMLTNPPQSTTHHNLINL